A window of the Nitrosopumilus ureiphilus genome harbors these coding sequences:
- a CDS encoding tRNA (adenine-N1)-methyltransferase: protein MAKIKQNSPVLFFYNNSKKWLTKISKKESFHTHIGVIKHSDAIGKEYGSRLITNKDKYVYLLEPTMYDYVMKIQHGTQIVYPKDLGYIVARAGIGSGQKILEIGTGSGSLTSFVANIVKPRGHVYTFDVDENFMKIAEKNIKKAGVSKYVTQQNLDLKTAKTLPLEDMDVALIDLGDPWIVIPKVRQMLKGSGSIFAICPTMNQLEKLTMALVENEFTDIESTEHILRTIEAREGKTRHSFQGIGHTTYLCFARKAFFGRESRKFLEKSTTEKIKPKTTKKPVKKPTKKSSKKSS from the coding sequence ATGGCCAAAATAAAACAAAATTCTCCTGTATTGTTTTTCTATAATAATTCCAAAAAATGGCTTACAAAAATTTCAAAAAAAGAATCATTTCATACTCATATTGGTGTAATCAAACATTCTGACGCAATTGGCAAAGAGTATGGTTCTAGATTAATTACAAACAAAGACAAGTATGTCTATCTTCTAGAGCCAACAATGTATGATTATGTGATGAAAATTCAGCATGGCACGCAGATTGTATATCCAAAAGATCTTGGGTACATTGTTGCAAGAGCTGGGATAGGAAGTGGCCAAAAAATTTTAGAAATTGGAACTGGAAGTGGCTCACTTACATCATTTGTAGCCAACATCGTAAAACCACGAGGACATGTTTACACTTTTGATGTGGATGAGAATTTCATGAAGATAGCAGAAAAAAATATCAAAAAAGCTGGAGTTTCTAAATATGTCACACAGCAGAATTTGGATCTTAAAACTGCAAAAACTTTACCCTTAGAAGATATGGATGTGGCCTTAATTGATTTGGGAGATCCTTGGATTGTAATTCCTAAAGTTCGACAGATGCTAAAGGGCAGTGGAAGTATTTTTGCTATTTGCCCTACAATGAATCAATTAGAAAAATTGACAATGGCTCTAGTTGAAAATGAATTTACCGATATAGAATCAACTGAACACATACTGCGTACAATTGAAGCAAGAGAGGGAAAAACCCGACATTCTTTCCAGGGGATTGGGCATACCACATACCTTTGTTTTGCAAGAAAGGCGTTTTTTGGAAGAGAGTCAAGAAAATTCCTTGAAAAATCAACAACTGAGAAAATCAAACCAAAAACTACAAAGAAACCTGTAAAGAAACCTACAAAGAAATCCTCTAAAAAATCATCCTAG